A genomic segment from Anaerobaca lacustris encodes:
- the trxB gene encoding thioredoxin-disulfide reductase, with translation MAETIHDVIIIGAGPAGLGAGLYTARDRLDTLILEKFMPGGQINNTDRIENYPGFEKIDGPGLIENMQKQVESFGAQIKNGVDVDRLEKRDDGPIVVHAGKDTHVARAVILSPGSSYRKLGVPGEDEFRNAGAGVSYCGTCDAPFFREKAVVSVGGGNTALEETLHLAKYASKVTLIHRRNEFRAEKVLVEELLAKANEPDSNLAIKYDTVATAIEGEGKVQSVKLRNVKTNEEESYPCDGVFIFVGMVPNTDFLKGFVELTDVGFIKCDCAYLRTSVPGVFAAGDCRIGAAMQLVTAVADGVNAAMQLKQYFRDPAWWNMPVSDMLSPGGW, from the coding sequence ATGGCTGAGACGATTCATGACGTGATTATCATCGGCGCCGGTCCGGCCGGCCTCGGGGCCGGCCTGTACACCGCCCGCGACCGGCTCGACACGCTGATTCTCGAAAAGTTCATGCCGGGCGGCCAGATCAACAACACCGACCGGATTGAGAACTATCCCGGCTTCGAGAAGATCGATGGGCCGGGCCTGATCGAGAACATGCAGAAGCAGGTCGAGAGCTTCGGCGCCCAGATCAAGAACGGGGTCGACGTCGACCGTCTGGAGAAGCGCGACGACGGCCCGATCGTGGTCCACGCCGGCAAAGACACGCACGTTGCGCGGGCGGTGATTCTCTCGCCCGGAAGCAGCTACCGCAAGCTAGGTGTGCCGGGCGAGGACGAGTTTCGCAACGCCGGAGCGGGCGTCAGTTACTGCGGCACCTGCGATGCGCCGTTCTTTCGCGAGAAGGCCGTCGTCTCCGTCGGAGGCGGCAACACGGCGCTCGAGGAGACGCTGCACCTGGCCAAGTACGCCAGCAAGGTGACGCTGATCCACCGCCGCAACGAGTTTCGAGCCGAGAAGGTGCTCGTCGAAGAGCTGCTGGCCAAGGCCAACGAGCCGGACTCGAATCTGGCGATCAAGTATGATACCGTCGCCACGGCGATCGAGGGCGAAGGCAAGGTCCAGTCGGTCAAGCTCCGGAACGTCAAGACGAATGAGGAAGAATCCTATCCCTGCGACGGCGTCTTCATCTTCGTCGGCATGGTCCCCAACACGGACTTTCTCAAGGGGTTCGTGGAACTGACGGACGTCGGGTTCATCAAGTGCGACTGTGCGTATCTCAGAACGAGCGTTCCCGGCGTGTTTGCGGCCGGCGACTGCCGGATCGGCGCCGCGATGCAATTGGTCACCGCGGTGGCCGATGGGGTCAACGCTGCGATGCAATTGAAGCAGTACTTCCGCGATCCGGCGTGGTGGAACATGCCCGTCAGCGACATGCTCAGTCCGGGCGGATGGTGA
- a CDS encoding SLC5 family protein → MDLNPFDIGVFLAFIGAVVAFSMFKSRCEKTSEDYFLAGRGLTWPLIGLSIVAANISTEQFVGMAGQGAGDVGLAVSNWQLFGSIGIVVIAFTLLPRFLKAGIYTMPEYLEYRYNSAARALMALTTVVIYVAVLLTAVLYSGGLTLQSIFGVSLTRSIWLIGSIAALYTVWGGLKAVAWADLFQGGALLIGGIVTFFLGLRACGGWETFATANADKLHMVLPAGHEGLPWTGVLSGMWIVLVYYCGLNQFIVQRNLAAKTLRDGQLGVIFAGALWLLIPFAIVLPGIMSYQLYGEQMTKPDEAFPTLIRNLVPAGLRGFMLAAIAGAVISSLASMLNSASTIFTMDLYNRLLDRTASQSRLLLLGRVTTAAFVVAGCLLAPRLADPRFGGVFNYIQQFQGYIWPGVVAAFLFGMVVAKAPGAAGVAALVCGPVIYGLFQAFSQKLHFLIQVALTFGIVVAIMGLITVLKPLDKPRVLPVREDLDTRTAPEVKIAAALVLVAVAVFYIIFW, encoded by the coding sequence ATGGATCTGAATCCCTTCGACATCGGTGTGTTCCTGGCGTTCATCGGCGCGGTCGTCGCCTTCAGTATGTTCAAGAGCCGGTGCGAGAAGACCAGCGAGGATTACTTCCTGGCCGGTCGCGGCCTGACCTGGCCGCTCATCGGACTGTCCATCGTCGCCGCCAACATCTCCACCGAGCAGTTCGTCGGGATGGCCGGCCAGGGCGCCGGCGACGTCGGCCTGGCCGTGAGCAACTGGCAGTTGTTCGGCAGCATCGGCATCGTGGTGATCGCCTTCACCCTGCTGCCCCGCTTCCTGAAGGCGGGCATCTACACCATGCCCGAATACCTCGAATACCGTTACAACTCTGCCGCACGGGCCCTCATGGCGCTGACGACGGTAGTGATCTACGTCGCCGTGCTGCTAACGGCCGTGCTCTATTCCGGCGGCCTGACCCTCCAGAGCATCTTCGGCGTGAGCCTGACCAGGAGCATCTGGCTCATTGGCTCGATCGCCGCGCTCTACACCGTCTGGGGAGGACTCAAGGCGGTGGCCTGGGCCGACCTGTTCCAGGGCGGCGCGCTGCTGATCGGCGGCATCGTCACGTTCTTCCTGGGTCTGCGCGCCTGCGGCGGCTGGGAGACGTTTGCCACGGCCAACGCCGACAAGCTCCATATGGTTCTGCCGGCCGGCCATGAGGGGCTGCCCTGGACGGGCGTGCTGTCGGGCATGTGGATCGTGCTGGTGTATTACTGCGGCCTGAACCAGTTCATCGTGCAGCGGAACCTGGCCGCAAAGACGCTGCGGGACGGCCAGCTTGGCGTGATCTTCGCCGGGGCGCTCTGGCTGCTGATCCCCTTCGCCATCGTGCTGCCCGGCATCATGTCGTATCAGCTCTACGGCGAGCAGATGACCAAACCCGATGAGGCGTTCCCGACACTGATCCGCAACCTGGTCCCGGCGGGCCTGCGCGGGTTCATGCTCGCGGCCATCGCCGGCGCCGTCATCAGCTCGCTGGCCTCCATGCTCAACTCGGCCTCGACGATCTTCACGATGGATCTCTACAACCGACTGCTCGACCGAACGGCCTCGCAATCGCGGCTGTTGCTCCTGGGCCGCGTCACCACGGCCGCGTTTGTCGTCGCCGGCTGCCTGCTCGCTCCGAGGCTGGCCGATCCGCGATTTGGCGGCGTCTTCAATTACATCCAGCAATTCCAGGGCTACATCTGGCCTGGCGTAGTCGCGGCGTTCCTCTTTGGCATGGTGGTCGCGAAAGCGCCCGGCGCCGCGGGTGTGGCGGCCCTGGTCTGCGGCCCCGTGATCTACGGGCTGTTCCAGGCGTTCTCGCAGAAGCTGCACTTTCTGATCCAGGTCGCTCTGACCTTCGGGATCGTCGTGGCGATCATGGGATTGATCACCGTTCTCAAGCCGCTGGATAAACCCAGAGTGCTGCCCGTCCGCGAAGACCTTGACACCCGAACCGCACCCGAGGTGAAGATCGCCGCCGCGCTGGTCCTGGTAGCGGTCGCGGTCTTCTACATCATCTTCTGGTGA
- a CDS encoding glycoside hydrolase family 2 TIM barrel-domain containing protein, whose product MSKLPGFSVLSSVLFLSVLLFPLGASAGSAPALPLDWENEQMIGFNKEPAHCTLTPYGDIESALEGIREASPFYRSLNGTWKFHWVSKPAERPTDFYKPAFDVSGWDDIRVPANWQEFGYGRPIYLNMLYPFPPNPPRIPHDYNPVGSYRRVFEIPASWDGREVFLHFAGVDSAFYVWVNGCKVGYSQDSMTAAEFNVTEYLRPGKNVLAVEVYRWSDGSYLEDQDMWRLSGIHRGVHLFATPKVHIRDFFVRSTLDDLYQDGILMIRPKLATYADVPLQGWTVQARLYDDRKESVLGEPLKIDVKAILNERYPQRDNVKFALMETRIPNPRKWSAETPNLYTLVLSLHDADGNVIEAESCRVGFRKVEIKDGQLLVNGRSIKLFGVNRHEHDPDHGRAVPLGRMIQDIKLLKQNNINAVRTSHYPNDPQWYELCDLYGIYLIDEANLETHGQGGYLSNVPSWHSAFVDRAVRMVERDKNHPSVIIWSLGNESGCGPNHAAMAAWIRDYDPTRPIHYEGAVGEPRDPYYVDMRSRMYARIPEIVRMATDPRDERPMVLCEYAHAMGNSVGNLKEYWDAIRTHKRLIGGFIWDWVDQGLRKYDDDGSMFWAYGGDFGDNPNDGNFCCNGLVQPDRKPNPSLYEVKKVYQRIHVTPVDAAAGVVAVANEYDFVDLGFVDATWELSRDGTVIQKGELPKLAVVVGSTQNVTIPFTAPMPDSAAEYWLTVAFALAEDHRWAPKGHIVAWDQFQIPFQTPAPTVADFRLMADVTLHQESEAYTVNNPHFKVTVGNRSGALESFVFRGVELVAAPLAPNFWRPPIDNDNGNGMPRRLGVWRKAGPDRTIESVRAEQINPKMVRITVEATLPVGDGTRCVTTYDVYGTGDVVVAMSVTPSGDRIPDLPRYGMQMAIPGQFSRMTWFGRGPQETYWDRQTGAAVGRYSGRVEEQIHVYVRPQENGNKTDVRWMTLTNDHGAGLLAVGMPLLSASAWPFSMEDLEKATHIHKLPRRTFITVNLDDKQMGVGGDDSWGARPHPQYTLPAKPYTYRFRLRPYSPDMGDIASLARYELPVVR is encoded by the coding sequence ATGTCGAAGCTGCCGGGATTCTCAGTGTTGTCGAGCGTGCTGTTCCTTTCGGTCCTCCTGTTCCCGCTGGGTGCAAGCGCCGGGTCGGCTCCCGCGTTGCCCCTGGACTGGGAGAACGAGCAGATGATCGGCTTCAACAAGGAGCCGGCGCATTGCACGCTCACGCCGTATGGCGATATCGAAAGCGCCCTGGAGGGCATTCGCGAGGCTTCGCCGTTCTACCGATCGCTCAACGGGACGTGGAAGTTCCACTGGGTCAGCAAGCCGGCTGAGAGGCCGACGGACTTCTACAAGCCGGCCTTCGATGTCAGCGGTTGGGACGATATTCGTGTGCCCGCCAACTGGCAGGAATTCGGCTATGGTCGGCCCATCTACCTGAACATGCTGTACCCCTTCCCGCCCAATCCGCCTCGCATCCCGCACGACTACAATCCCGTTGGCTCGTACCGAAGGGTCTTCGAGATCCCTGCGTCGTGGGACGGGCGGGAGGTCTTTCTGCACTTCGCCGGGGTCGATAGCGCGTTTTACGTCTGGGTCAACGGCTGTAAGGTCGGCTACAGCCAGGACAGCATGACTGCGGCCGAGTTCAACGTCACCGAGTACCTCCGTCCGGGTAAGAACGTCCTGGCCGTGGAAGTCTACCGTTGGTCCGACGGCAGTTACCTCGAAGACCAGGACATGTGGCGGCTCAGCGGAATCCATCGCGGGGTTCATCTGTTTGCCACGCCCAAGGTCCACATCCGTGACTTCTTCGTCCGCAGCACGCTGGACGATCTCTATCAGGACGGCATCCTGATGATCCGCCCGAAGCTGGCGACCTATGCCGACGTTCCGCTGCAAGGCTGGACCGTCCAGGCGAGGCTCTACGACGACCGCAAGGAGTCGGTGCTGGGCGAGCCGCTCAAGATCGACGTCAAGGCGATTCTGAACGAACGCTATCCGCAGAGGGACAACGTCAAGTTCGCCCTGATGGAGACGCGAATCCCGAATCCCAGGAAATGGTCGGCCGAGACGCCCAACCTTTACACGCTGGTTCTGTCGCTCCATGATGCCGACGGCAACGTGATCGAAGCGGAGAGCTGCAGGGTCGGGTTCCGCAAGGTGGAGATCAAAGACGGCCAGCTCCTGGTCAACGGGCGGTCGATCAAGCTCTTCGGCGTCAACCGTCACGAGCACGATCCCGACCACGGCCGGGCGGTCCCGCTGGGCCGGATGATCCAGGACATCAAGCTGCTCAAGCAGAACAACATCAACGCCGTCCGCACCTCGCACTATCCCAACGACCCGCAGTGGTACGAGCTGTGCGATTTGTACGGCATCTATCTGATCGACGAGGCCAATCTGGAGACGCATGGGCAGGGCGGCTATCTCAGCAACGTCCCGAGCTGGCACAGCGCGTTCGTCGATCGCGCCGTTCGCATGGTCGAACGCGACAAGAACCATCCGTCGGTGATCATCTGGTCGCTGGGCAACGAGAGCGGCTGCGGGCCCAATCACGCGGCGATGGCGGCCTGGATTCGCGACTACGATCCCACCCGGCCGATCCACTACGAAGGCGCCGTCGGGGAACCCAGGGACCCGTACTACGTCGATATGAGAAGCCGGATGTACGCCCGAATCCCCGAGATCGTGCGCATGGCAACGGATCCGCGCGACGAGCGGCCGATGGTGCTGTGCGAGTACGCCCACGCGATGGGCAACTCGGTCGGCAACCTCAAGGAGTACTGGGACGCCATCCGCACGCACAAGCGGCTCATCGGCGGGTTCATCTGGGACTGGGTCGATCAGGGGCTGCGCAAGTACGACGACGACGGCTCGATGTTCTGGGCCTACGGAGGCGACTTCGGAGACAACCCCAACGACGGCAACTTCTGCTGCAACGGCCTGGTCCAGCCCGACCGCAAGCCCAACCCCTCGCTGTACGAGGTCAAGAAGGTCTACCAGCGCATCCACGTCACGCCCGTGGACGCGGCCGCAGGTGTCGTTGCCGTCGCGAACGAATACGACTTCGTCGATCTGGGCTTCGTCGATGCCACGTGGGAGCTGAGCCGCGACGGGACGGTGATCCAGAAGGGCGAACTGCCCAAGCTGGCTGTGGTCGTCGGGAGCACGCAGAACGTCACGATCCCCTTCACAGCGCCGATGCCGGACAGTGCCGCCGAGTACTGGCTCACAGTTGCCTTCGCATTGGCCGAAGACCATCGCTGGGCGCCCAAGGGTCACATCGTCGCGTGGGACCAGTTCCAGATTCCGTTCCAGACGCCGGCGCCGACCGTCGCGGACTTCCGCCTGATGGCCGACGTGACGCTGCATCAGGAATCCGAGGCGTATACGGTCAACAATCCGCACTTCAAGGTCACTGTCGGCAACCGCAGCGGCGCGCTGGAATCCTTTGTCTTCAGGGGCGTCGAGTTGGTTGCCGCGCCGTTGGCGCCCAACTTCTGGCGTCCGCCCATCGACAACGACAACGGCAATGGCATGCCGCGCCGCCTGGGTGTCTGGCGCAAGGCCGGACCGGATCGGACGATCGAGTCAGTGCGGGCCGAGCAAATCAATCCCAAGATGGTGCGCATCACGGTCGAAGCCACACTGCCGGTCGGCGACGGCACGCGATGTGTCACCACGTACGATGTCTACGGCACCGGCGACGTGGTCGTCGCCATGAGCGTTACCCCGTCGGGCGACAGGATTCCCGATCTGCCTCGTTACGGGATGCAGATGGCGATTCCCGGGCAGTTCTCGAGGATGACCTGGTTCGGGCGGGGCCCGCAGGAGACCTACTGGGACCGCCAGACCGGCGCCGCGGTCGGACGGTACTCCGGCCGGGTCGAAGAGCAGATTCACGTCTACGTACGGCCTCAGGAGAACGGCAACAAGACCGACGTCCGCTGGATGACCCTGACGAACGATCACGGGGCGGGCCTGCTCGCGGTCGGGATGCCCCTGCTCAGCGCCAGCGCCTGGCCGTTCAGCATGGAGGATCTTGAGAAGGCCACGCATATCCACAAGCTGCCTCGGCGCACCTTCATCACGGTGAACCTCGACGACAAGCAGATGGGCGTCGGCGGCGACGACAGTTGGGGCGCCCGGCCGCACCCGCAGTACACGCTGCCGGCCAAGCCCTACACCTATCGTTTCCGGCTGCGACCGTACAGCCCCGACATGGGAGACATCGCGTCCCTGGCCCGCTACGAGCTGCCCGTCGTGCGTTGA
- a CDS encoding RNA polymerase sigma factor, translating into MAKPVEQTPYDDLVVQAKTQAGALARLYELYYDRIYRFCVHRLYSTAAAEDITSGVFLTVAAAIRQFKGCTEQDFRAWIFTIAANQANAYIRKTSRRKRLMENVVAMRRAAQPQPQGYQDWSYMDWPTLYTAILQLKPEHQTVLTLRFFENMDFDEIGRIMDAKPATIRVTLHRVLRRLRGVLRDDFGPEERDEGA; encoded by the coding sequence ATGGCAAAACCTGTTGAGCAAACACCTTACGACGACCTCGTGGTACAGGCCAAGACGCAGGCCGGCGCTTTGGCCAGGCTTTATGAGCTGTATTACGACCGGATCTACAGGTTTTGCGTTCACCGTCTGTACAGTACCGCGGCGGCTGAGGACATCACCTCCGGCGTGTTCCTGACGGTGGCGGCGGCGATTCGACAGTTCAAAGGCTGCACGGAGCAGGATTTCCGGGCCTGGATCTTCACCATCGCCGCCAACCAGGCCAACGCGTACATCCGGAAGACCTCGCGACGCAAGAGACTGATGGAGAATGTCGTGGCGATGCGACGGGCGGCCCAGCCGCAGCCCCAGGGATATCAGGACTGGTCGTATATGGACTGGCCGACTTTGTATACCGCTATCCTGCAACTGAAGCCCGAGCATCAGACAGTGCTGACGTTGCGATTCTTCGAGAATATGGATTTCGACGAGATAGGCCGAATTATGGATGCCAAGCCCGCGACAATCCGGGTCACGCTGCACAGGGTGCTGCGCAGGCTCAGAGGAGTTCTGCGAGACGATTTTGGCCCAGAGGAGCGCGATGAAGGAGCGTGA
- a CDS encoding HAD family hydrolase, protein MDEIRAVLFDLGETLLTFGKVGTTKLILQGARSSYDFLRQEGQPIGSFAGYFLRYLVRLRLRYFLAEFRGKDFDSLALLQQVGRREGIDFSREQWEEVIWRWYEPLSRLAEIEPDLHETLANLTESGVRLGIVSNTFVNRASLDRQLAGLGLLDFFPMRLYSYELMLRKPDARLFRIAAERIGEAPERILFVGDRIDLDVRPALDCGMAAALKDAYTNRGKATPAGAHRIENVAELPALIERINSSATQPAST, encoded by the coding sequence ATGGACGAGATCAGGGCCGTACTGTTCGATCTTGGGGAGACCCTGCTGACCTTCGGCAAGGTGGGTACGACGAAGCTGATCCTGCAGGGCGCGCGGTCGTCGTACGACTTTCTGCGCCAGGAGGGCCAGCCCATCGGCAGTTTCGCGGGCTACTTCCTGCGCTATCTCGTGCGCCTTCGACTGCGCTATTTCCTCGCCGAGTTCCGGGGCAAGGACTTCGATTCGTTGGCTCTGTTGCAGCAGGTGGGGCGCAGGGAAGGGATCGACTTTTCTCGCGAGCAGTGGGAAGAGGTGATCTGGCGCTGGTACGAGCCGCTGAGCCGACTGGCCGAGATCGAGCCGGATCTGCACGAGACGCTGGCCAACCTGACGGAATCCGGCGTCAGGTTGGGTATCGTCTCCAACACGTTCGTGAATCGCGCCTCGCTCGACAGACAGTTGGCCGGTCTGGGCCTGCTGGATTTCTTCCCCATGCGATTGTACTCCTATGAACTGATGCTGCGCAAGCCCGACGCGCGTCTGTTCCGCATTGCGGCCGAACGGATCGGCGAGGCCCCGGAGCGCATTCTGTTCGTCGGCGACCGCATCGACCTGGACGTCCGGCCCGCACTCGACTGCGGTATGGCCGCCGCACTGAAGGATGCCTACACCAATCGCGGCAAGGCGACCCCGGCCGGAGCCCATCGGATCGAAAACGTCGCCGAATTGCCGGCCCTCATCGAGCGGATCAACTCCTCGGCAACCCAGCCTGCTTCGACCTGA
- the trxA gene encoding thioredoxin produces the protein MAAGKTIDVTDADFGTQVLESDVPVVVDFWAPWCGPCRMAAPVLEKIADEYDGRAKICKVNIDDERQVATQYGIMSIPTLFVFDDGQLVDQITGITPNFEADVKKRLDAALAAK, from the coding sequence ATGGCAGCAGGCAAAACGATTGACGTAACGGATGCCGATTTCGGGACGCAGGTTTTGGAGTCCGACGTGCCGGTAGTCGTGGACTTCTGGGCGCCGTGGTGCGGTCCGTGTCGCATGGCGGCGCCGGTGCTCGAAAAGATCGCCGACGAATATGACGGAAGAGCGAAGATCTGCAAGGTCAATATCGACGACGAGCGGCAGGTGGCCACCCAGTACGGGATTATGAGCATTCCCACTCTGTTCGTATTCGACGACGGGCAGCTCGTCGACCAGATCACCGGGATCACCCCGAACTTCGAGGCCGATGTGAAGAAACGGCTCGACGCGGCACTTGCGGCGAAGTAG
- a CDS encoding metallophosphoesterase family protein, giving the protein MLNHSGQMLDRRHFLKTVLAVAGGLTTFGSSRTFAEGHKEPARWAFLSDTHIAGDPDNKYRGFRPHQNLKEVCHQIAACPPEGLVVTGDVARLNGRAGDYQNFRDLVAPVACEHPIHLATGNHDDRDNFLRAFQRSRHPSWVVNGKHMLTVNAGPVKLIILDSLLFVDLPWGRLGKGQCAWLQTYLRACDEGPVVLMLHHPVIGKDALWDARSLLQLVTPSRKVKAIVHGHSHRFGFSQFEGVHLISLPATGYNMDGDQPVGWVEAHLGAREGLFTLHALEGNTRPDGHTTRLPWRT; this is encoded by the coding sequence ATGTTGAATCACTCCGGGCAGATGCTCGACAGGCGTCACTTCCTCAAGACAGTGCTTGCCGTGGCAGGCGGACTGACGACGTTCGGATCGAGTCGGACCTTCGCCGAGGGGCACAAGGAACCGGCGCGCTGGGCGTTCCTGTCGGACACGCACATCGCCGGCGACCCCGACAACAAGTATCGAGGTTTCCGGCCCCATCAGAATCTCAAGGAGGTCTGCCATCAGATTGCGGCTTGCCCTCCTGAAGGCCTGGTCGTCACCGGCGACGTGGCGCGCCTGAACGGCCGCGCGGGCGACTATCAGAACTTCCGCGACCTCGTCGCACCGGTTGCTTGCGAGCACCCCATCCACCTGGCGACGGGCAATCATGACGATCGAGACAACTTCCTGCGTGCCTTCCAGAGATCCCGCCACCCATCGTGGGTGGTCAACGGCAAGCACATGCTCACCGTCAACGCCGGCCCGGTCAAGCTGATCATCCTCGATTCGCTGCTCTTCGTGGACCTGCCGTGGGGCCGCCTGGGCAAAGGGCAATGCGCCTGGCTCCAGACGTACCTTCGCGCCTGCGACGAGGGCCCGGTGGTCCTGATGCTCCACCATCCGGTTATCGGCAAGGACGCCCTCTGGGACGCCAGGTCGCTGCTGCAACTCGTCACGCCCAGCCGGAAGGTCAAGGCCATCGTTCATGGGCATTCGCACCGGTTCGGATTCTCCCAGTTCGAGGGCGTCCATCTGATCAGCCTGCCGGCCACCGGGTACAACATGGATGGCGACCAGCCCGTCGGCTGGGTCGAAGCCCATCTGGGCGCCCGCGAAGGCCTGTTCACTCTGCACGCGTTGGAGGGCAACACCCGGCCCGATGGCCATACCACCCGCCTGCCCTGGCGAACATAG